Proteins encoded by one window of Venenivibrio stagnispumantis:
- a CDS encoding Hsp20/alpha crystallin family protein, whose amino-acid sequence MNIKPEIDVLEDDESYIVIADLPGIDAKNIEIIAYENEIVIKGFRKNQFNGKFLIIERFSGAFVRKIRFKEYIDTSNAKAILKDGVLTIQIPKAKNLLILESCIKIVIK is encoded by the coding sequence ATGAATATAAAGCCTGAAATTGATGTTTTGGAAGATGATGAAAGTTATATAGTAATAGCAGATTTGCCGGGAATAGATGCAAAAAATATAGAAATTATTGCCTATGAAAATGAAATAGTTATAAAAGGTTTTAGAAAAAATCAATTTAATGGGAAATTTTTAATAATAGAAAGATTTTCCGGAGCATTTGTAAGAAAAATAAGATTCAAGGAATATATAGATACATCTAATGCGAAGGCAATTTTGAAAGATGGAGTTTTAACAATACAAATTCCAAAGGCAAAAAATCTACTTATTTTAGAAAGCTGTATTAAAATAGTTATTAAATAA
- the lon gene encoding endopeptidase La: MEDMYEENLPTEYPLLPTRDLVIFPYMVFPIFVGRDFSIKAVEDAIENNNKYIFLALQKDKDIEVPKEKDIYQIGTIANIIRVMRLEDGRVKVLVQGVERARIKKFKKENGLFKVEVEILEEPIYEEENIEVEALIHSIRDLLDKGISLGKQVVPDLVEIIKSVNEPAKLSDLVASILDIKSEEAQKILETIDPVERLRLVHDLLLKEVSILEIQHKIRVSAREAMEKDHREYFLRQQMKVIQEELGEKDERKEEIENYKKKIEEAQMPEEVKEEALKQLKRLEKMHPDSAEAGVIRTYLDWLVELPWNKRTKDRLDLKLAQKILDEDHYDLEKIKERIIEYLAVLKLKKDKSMKGPILCFVGPPGVGKTSLGKSIAKALGRKFVRQSLGGVRDEAEIRGHRRTYVGALPGKIIQALKQAGSKNPVIMLDEVDKIGMDFRGDPSAALLEVLDPEQNKEFVDHYIGLPFDLSEVLFICTANRTDTIPRPLLDRMEVIRLSGYSEEEKLHIAEKYLIPRQIKENGLKQKDIQFTKEAITFLIRGYTKEAGVRNLERQIGAVIRKIAKEIALTGKKKKYKITKALIKKFLGAPIYHPEAHKKDEIGVVIGLAWTEVGGEILKIEATKMPGKGNLILTGSLGDVMKESAMAGFSYLKSKADYYGINPEDFSKYDFHVHVPAGAIPKDGPSAGVSITTALASVLLNLPVKSDMAMTGEITLTGKVLPVGGLKEKILAAKRAGIKKVFLPKDNKEEVMEDLLAYVRKAVKLKFVEHIDEILKEAIIGIEEKIKKQEEEIELAKS; this comes from the coding sequence ATGGAAGATATGTATGAAGAAAATTTACCAACGGAATATCCTTTATTACCAACAAGAGACCTCGTAATTTTTCCTTATATGGTGTTTCCTATCTTTGTAGGAAGAGATTTTTCAATAAAAGCAGTAGAAGATGCAATAGAAAACAATAATAAATATATATTTCTTGCCCTTCAAAAAGATAAAGATATAGAAGTTCCAAAAGAAAAAGATATATATCAAATAGGCACAATAGCAAATATAATAAGAGTTATGAGATTAGAAGATGGAAGGGTAAAAGTTTTAGTTCAAGGAGTAGAAAGGGCAAGAATAAAAAAATTTAAAAAAGAAAATGGATTATTCAAAGTAGAAGTTGAAATTTTAGAAGAACCTATTTATGAAGAAGAAAATATAGAAGTAGAAGCATTGATTCATTCTATCAGAGATTTATTAGATAAAGGAATTTCTCTTGGAAAGCAGGTTGTACCGGATTTAGTTGAGATAATAAAATCTGTGAACGAACCGGCAAAATTATCAGATTTAGTGGCTTCTATATTAGATATTAAATCGGAAGAAGCTCAAAAGATATTGGAAACAATAGACCCTGTAGAAAGATTAAGATTAGTTCATGATTTATTATTAAAAGAAGTAAGTATCCTTGAAATACAGCATAAAATAAGGGTTTCTGCAAGAGAGGCTATGGAAAAAGACCATAGGGAATACTTCTTGAGACAACAAATGAAGGTTATTCAAGAAGAGCTTGGAGAAAAAGATGAAAGAAAAGAAGAGATAGAAAATTATAAGAAAAAGATAGAAGAAGCCCAAATGCCGGAGGAAGTAAAAGAGGAAGCTTTAAAACAATTAAAAAGATTAGAAAAAATGCATCCTGATTCAGCAGAAGCCGGTGTAATAAGAACATATCTTGATTGGCTTGTAGAACTCCCATGGAATAAAAGAACAAAAGACAGATTAGACCTAAAATTAGCCCAAAAGATATTAGATGAAGACCATTATGATTTAGAAAAAATAAAGGAAAGAATAATAGAATATTTAGCAGTTTTAAAACTTAAAAAAGATAAATCTATGAAAGGGCCAATATTATGTTTTGTTGGACCTCCGGGTGTTGGTAAAACTTCCCTTGGAAAATCTATTGCAAAAGCCCTTGGCAGAAAATTTGTTAGACAATCCCTCGGTGGAGTTAGAGATGAAGCAGAAATAAGAGGACATAGAAGAACATATGTTGGAGCATTGCCCGGTAAAATTATACAAGCATTGAAACAAGCAGGTTCTAAAAATCCTGTAATTATGCTTGATGAAGTAGATAAAATAGGAATGGATTTTAGAGGAGACCCTTCTGCTGCATTACTTGAAGTACTTGACCCTGAGCAAAACAAAGAATTTGTAGACCATTATATAGGACTTCCTTTTGATTTATCTGAGGTTCTATTTATATGCACTGCAAATAGGACTGATACTATACCACGACCTTTGCTTGATAGAATGGAAGTAATAAGATTATCCGGTTATTCTGAAGAAGAAAAATTACATATAGCAGAAAAATATCTAATACCAAGACAGATAAAAGAAAATGGATTAAAACAAAAAGATATACAATTTACAAAAGAAGCTATAACATTTTTAATAAGAGGATATACAAAAGAAGCTGGAGTAAGAAATCTTGAAAGACAGATAGGAGCAGTAATTAGAAAGATAGCAAAAGAGATAGCATTAACCGGTAAAAAGAAAAAATATAAAATAACAAAAGCTTTGATTAAAAAATTTCTTGGGGCACCTATATATCACCCAGAAGCCCATAAAAAAGATGAAATCGGTGTTGTAATTGGTCTTGCATGGACAGAAGTAGGAGGAGAAATCCTTAAAATAGAAGCAACTAAAATGCCAGGAAAAGGTAATCTAATTTTAACCGGTTCTCTTGGTGATGTTATGAAAGAATCTGCAATGGCAGGTTTTTCTTATTTGAAATCAAAAGCAGATTATTACGGCATTAATCCGGAAGATTTTTCTAAATATGATTTCCATGTCCATGTTCCTGCCGGAGCTATTCCAAAAGATGGACCATCTGCCGGAGTATCTATAACAACAGCTTTAGCTTCGGTTTTACTTAATTTACCTGTAAAATCCGATATGGCTATGACCGGTGAAATTACACTAACAGGAAAAGTTTTACCTGTTGGAGGATTAAAAGAAAAAATACTTGCAGCCAAAAGAGCCGGAATAAAAAAAGTATTTTTACCAAAAGATAATAAAGAGGAAGTTATGGAGGATTTACTGGCTTATGTCAGAAAAGCAGTAAAATTAAAATTTGTAGAGCATATAGATGAGATATTAAAAGAAGCAATAATAGGAATAGAAGAAAAAATAAAAAAACAGGAAGAAGAAATTGAGCTTGCGAAAAGCTAA
- a CDS encoding N-acetyltransferase, with product MSLRKAKIKDATEIFSILQQFALKELLLPRSLNSIYEHIRDFFVYEIDGKIVGVGSLHIYDENLAEIKSLAVKEDYHKNGIGKEIVNACLNEARELGVKKVFALTYVPQFFEKIGFKITDKSNFPQKVWMECIHCVKFNDCKEVPVVIEL from the coding sequence TTGAGCTTGCGAAAAGCTAAAATAAAAGATGCTACCGAAATTTTTTCTATCTTACAACAATTTGCTTTAAAAGAGTTATTACTTCCAAGAAGCTTAAATAGTATATATGAACATATAAGAGATTTTTTTGTTTATGAGATAGATGGTAAAATTGTGGGTGTTGGCTCTTTACATATTTATGATGAAAATTTAGCAGAAATAAAATCCCTTGCAGTAAAAGAAGATTATCATAAAAATGGAATAGGCAAAGAAATTGTAAATGCATGTTTGAATGAAGCAAGAGAGCTTGGAGTAAAAAAAGTTTTTGCTTTAACCTATGTTCCACAATTTTTTGAAAAAATCGGCTTTAAGATTACTGATAAATCAAACTTTCCACAAAAAGTATGGATGGAATGTATCCATTGTGTAAAATTTAATGATTGCAAAGAAGTACCGGTAGTTATTGAGTTATGA
- a CDS encoding histidine phosphatase family protein — MKNIFLCRHGETEFNLKKIVQGHIDTDLTPKGIIQARLVAEKLKNFNIQKIYSSDLKRAYQTATIIADILNLHVEIDKRIREMHFGEYEGKPHSQIDKNIFQNWLDNPVKNPLPKQEDIYFFEKRLRKFLEDIINIEEENILVVGHGGSIHGFICIAYGFGFEKLWRFRHNNTGITLLQHINGNLNIKFINYSEHLDNLGD; from the coding sequence ATGAAAAATATATTTCTTTGTAGGCATGGAGAGACAGAATTTAACTTAAAAAAAATAGTTCAGGGACATATTGATACCGATTTAACACCAAAAGGTATAATTCAAGCCCGTTTAGTTGCAGAAAAATTAAAAAATTTTAATATCCAGAAGATATATTCGTCAGATTTAAAAAGAGCTTATCAAACAGCCACAATAATTGCTGATATACTAAATCTACATGTTGAAATAGACAAAAGAATAAGAGAGATGCATTTTGGAGAATATGAAGGGAAACCACATTCTCAGATAGATAAAAATATATTTCAAAATTGGCTTGATAATCCGGTAAAAAATCCTTTACCAAAACAGGAAGATATATATTTCTTTGAAAAAAGATTAAGAAAATTTTTAGAAGATATAATAAATATAGAAGAAGAAAATATTCTTGTGGTAGGACATGGTGGCTCTATCCATGGTTTTATATGCATAGCTTACGGATTTGGTTTTGAAAAGCTATGGAGATTTAGGCATAATAATACAGGTATAACATTATTACAACATATTAATGGAAATTTAAATATAAAATTCATAAATTATAGTGAGCATCTTGATAACTTAGGAGATTAA
- the ccsB gene encoding c-type cytochrome biogenesis protein CcsB, whose protein sequence is MEEVIISHRERKEGFLPLLIFSVISLSLIGLLTAVGILTGKITNVHLFQISGFVYGVSALMYIFQFFFKNENVPKLGSLFAFVGWLIQSAGLFLRGIESYNMNIFHPPWTNLYESLMFFPWLAVAVYLYIEKEYKTKVIGSFFMPVVAFLVIWGHKFNTDINPLVPALRSYWLYLHVLASFVGYAGFSVAFGAAFASLIKDNYSKKIKVDKKHYIGFIITGLILIPLGYMVLHGARDLKTMVLGIVLIAILLAFLYFATYVLKPIGKALPSENLLSEITLKAVSVSFPIWTASIILGGAWANEAWGSYWSWDPKETWALIVWLFFAAYIHGRTIGKWKYRTSAWIVVAGFIMLLICYFGVNLYFPGLHSYATE, encoded by the coding sequence ATGGAAGAAGTAATTATAAGCCATAGAGAAAGAAAAGAAGGATTTTTGCCACTACTAATTTTTTCTGTAATATCTTTATCCTTGATAGGTTTATTGACAGCAGTTGGTATCTTAACCGGAAAAATAACCAATGTTCATTTATTTCAAATTTCCGGTTTTGTGTATGGAGTTTCTGCTTTAATGTATATTTTCCAGTTCTTTTTTAAGAATGAGAATGTCCCAAAATTAGGAAGTTTATTTGCATTCGTAGGTTGGCTTATTCAATCAGCAGGATTATTTTTAAGAGGTATAGAATCATATAATATGAATATATTCCATCCACCCTGGACAAATCTTTATGAATCTTTAATGTTTTTCCCTTGGCTTGCAGTGGCTGTATATCTTTATATAGAAAAAGAGTATAAAACAAAAGTTATAGGTTCTTTCTTTATGCCGGTTGTAGCATTTTTGGTAATTTGGGGACATAAATTTAATACCGATATAAATCCACTTGTGCCGGCTTTAAGAAGTTATTGGTTATATCTTCATGTTCTTGCTTCTTTTGTTGGATATGCAGGATTTAGCGTTGCTTTTGGAGCAGCTTTTGCTTCTCTTATAAAAGATAACTACTCAAAAAAGATAAAAGTAGATAAAAAACATTATATTGGATTTATTATAACCGGATTAATACTTATTCCTCTTGGATATATGGTTTTACATGGAGCAAGAGATTTAAAAACGATGGTTTTAGGTATTGTTCTTATAGCTATTCTTCTTGCATTTTTATATTTTGCAACTTATGTTTTAAAACCTATTGGAAAGGCTTTACCATCTGAAAATTTACTTTCAGAAATCACTTTAAAAGCTGTTTCTGTATCTTTTCCTATCTGGACTGCATCTATAATTTTAGGTGGTGCCTGGGCAAATGAAGCTTGGGGAAGTTATTGGAGCTGGGATCCAAAAGAAACCTGGGCTTTGATAGTATGGCTTTTCTTTGCAGCATATATCCATGGTAGAACCATAGGAAAATGGAAATATAGAACATCAGCATGGATAGTTGTTGCCGGTTTTATAATGCTTTTAATATGTTATTTTGGTGTAAATCTTTATTTCCCTGGATTGCATAGTTATGCAACAGAATAA
- the bamA gene encoding outer membrane protein assembly factor BamA: MKSTGASLILASLLIFSTSSFSEEIPKIETPSIEEGTKIYRINKIEFKGIQNIDYQIIKPLIPFEKGGIVTRDKLENTIRDLYKLGYFQNVEAYTRYTENGIDLTFVFKELPVVQRIEFEGNKNISTEDLLKEIGISTEEKMESGKALPFTSMGPELAEKLSSIKKGLGRVLSADEISQMKKRIEKLYEKRGFYEAKVSYYYKGNTLVFQIDEGERAYVAKINIIGNKQIKTKEILSVMETSERNIFKLKIYPTLVKETLYDDISRIKDYYISKGFFDVQIEEPIIELKDNKKYYITIKINEGDRYKVKDIKFENNNLFTTKEIFEPIKKRLIKPGEYYDEEKIDLIKKITIDKYNELGYIFANVEINKLVDKENKTVEVVLNVQPGNVYYVDKINITGNYESRDATIRRELRFAPGDLLRKEDLERSQARLNRLGYYDFASFEPKLKTENALDIDVNVRERFTGQMSIGAGYSQLTGLSLFASIKKGNFLGTGDVAGLSLSIGSKYKNNELSYLHRWAFYKPLDLGFNLYDRSIDYTTFTSIKTGISTNLSYEFWEYWRTGVGVALEKGEIKDVTDAATTYVKLQQGKYDLYSVYTFINRNSVDNPLLPTSGSDITATFKVGTGTRDFYKVVLSATKFIPDRIFYTDFVFSIKGTIGLVEKISKSIPLDELFFVGGDFTIRGFSYGGAGPVDSNNDPLGAKRQIVLNYQVAHPIVERFLWGYAFLDQGKGFDSGNFFSNMYNSAGVGMKIITPFAPIELYYGKVLNPPAGVSSSRFGFILGTFF, translated from the coding sequence CTCTACTTATATTTTCAACATCATCATTTTCAGAAGAAATACCAAAAATAGAAACACCATCAATAGAAGAAGGAACAAAAATATATAGAATCAATAAAATAGAGTTTAAAGGTATACAAAATATAGATTATCAAATAATAAAACCTCTTATTCCTTTTGAAAAAGGAGGGATAGTAACCAGAGATAAATTAGAAAATACTATTAGAGATTTGTATAAACTCGGTTATTTTCAAAATGTAGAAGCATACACAAGATATACAGAAAATGGAATAGATTTAACATTTGTATTTAAAGAACTACCGGTAGTTCAAAGAATAGAATTTGAAGGAAACAAAAATATATCTACAGAAGATTTATTAAAAGAGATAGGAATCTCTACAGAAGAAAAAATGGAAAGTGGTAAAGCCCTTCCTTTTACATCAATGGGCCCTGAACTTGCAGAAAAATTATCATCTATAAAAAAAGGTTTAGGTAGAGTTTTATCTGCAGATGAAATATCTCAAATGAAAAAAAGAATTGAAAAATTATATGAAAAAAGAGGATTTTATGAGGCAAAAGTTTCTTATTATTATAAAGGAAATACCCTTGTATTCCAAATAGATGAAGGTGAAAGAGCTTACGTTGCAAAGATAAATATAATAGGAAATAAACAAATAAAAACAAAAGAAATTCTTTCTGTAATGGAAACATCTGAAAGAAATATCTTTAAATTAAAAATATATCCTACCCTCGTAAAAGAAACATTATATGATGATATATCCAGAATCAAAGATTACTATATATCCAAAGGTTTTTTTGATGTTCAAATTGAAGAACCTATCATAGAGCTAAAAGATAATAAAAAATATTATATTACTATTAAAATAAATGAAGGAGATAGATATAAAGTCAAAGATATTAAATTTGAAAATAATAATCTATTTACAACAAAAGAGATTTTTGAACCAATTAAAAAAAGATTGATAAAACCCGGAGAATATTATGACGAAGAAAAAATAGATTTAATAAAGAAAATAACCATAGATAAATATAATGAACTTGGATATATATTTGCTAATGTTGAAATTAATAAATTGGTAGATAAAGAAAATAAAACGGTTGAAGTTGTTTTAAATGTCCAGCCGGGGAATGTATACTATGTTGACAAAATAAATATTACAGGAAATTATGAATCAAGAGATGCAACTATAAGAAGAGAACTTAGATTTGCACCGGGAGATTTACTAAGAAAAGAAGATTTAGAAAGGTCACAGGCAAGATTAAATAGGCTTGGATATTATGATTTTGCTTCTTTTGAACCAAAACTTAAAACAGAAAATGCATTAGATATTGATGTAAATGTAAGGGAAAGATTTACAGGACAAATGTCTATCGGAGCCGGTTATAGCCAGCTAACAGGTTTATCTTTATTTGCTTCTATTAAAAAAGGAAATTTCCTTGGAACCGGTGATGTTGCAGGATTATCTTTAAGCATAGGTTCTAAGTATAAAAATAATGAGCTTAGTTATTTACACAGATGGGCATTTTATAAGCCTCTTGACCTTGGATTTAATCTATACGATAGGTCTATAGATTACACAACTTTTACATCTATAAAAACAGGTATTTCTACAAATCTTTCTTATGAATTTTGGGAATATTGGAGAACAGGTGTAGGTGTTGCCTTAGAGAAAGGAGAGATAAAAGATGTAACAGATGCAGCTACAACTTATGTTAAATTACAACAAGGAAAGTATGACTTATATTCAGTATATACTTTTATAAATAGAAACTCTGTTGATAATCCTCTTCTTCCAACATCAGGAAGTGATATAACGGCAACATTTAAAGTTGGAACAGGAACAAGGGATTTTTATAAAGTAGTGTTATCTGCTACTAAATTTATTCCGGATAGAATTTTTTATACAGATTTTGTATTTTCTATAAAAGGAACTATTGGATTAGTTGAAAAAATATCTAAGAGTATACCTCTTGATGAACTATTTTTTGTAGGTGGTGATTTTACAATAAGAGGTTTTAGTTATGGTGGTGCAGGTCCTGTAGATAGTAATAATGACCCTCTTGGTGCTAAAAGACAGATAGTTTTAAACTATCAAGTAGCCCATCCGATTGTAGAAAGATTTTTATGGGGATATGCCTTTTTAGACCAAGGTAAAGGTTTTGATTCAGGAAATTTCTTCTCTAATATGTATAACTCTGCCGGTGTAGGAATGAAAATTATTACTCCATTTGCACCTATTGAACTGTATTATGGTAAGGTTTTAAATCCACCGGCAGGAGTAAGTAGTTCAAGATTTGGATTTATCCTCGGGACATTTTTCTAA